The sequence below is a genomic window from Gouania willdenowi chromosome 12, fGouWil2.1, whole genome shotgun sequence.
CACCCAAGagccaatgcatatatgtgacttaTCATTattgatgtgaacagtctatgttcatagctcaaagctgatcaaattacagggagctgagtcATATGCAAAGTtatttactgaagacccaaacatgttccccaacaaacctttttttttttccaattttgaggggctggcatgtccaccagatagcaTATATAACAGTAGGTGGAACTGTATTATTATACCAAAATTCACTTTCCTATGTGGTATACTTCCTGatatattggaagctgaaaatggaaaaacaaggATCCACAAAAATTGACACGCAcacatacagtggggcaaaaaagtatttagtcagccaccaattgtgcaagttctcccacttaaaataatgacagaggtctgtaattttcatcataggtacacttcaactgtgagagacagaatgtgaaaaaaaaattacagacctctgtcatcattttaagtgggagaacttgcacaatgtggctgactaaatacttttttgccccactgtgtgtgtatatatatatatatatatggtaaaGAGCAGTCTTGTCAGTCATTATCAATAATAAAGAGCAAGTTAGAGTCCATAATCCACAGCAATAATCTACTGTATGTATGAAAAGCCAATGatgatataatctaaaaaacattataaggctgctattttttcatttatattttcaaaTCACTAATAtgataatggatggatggactgaagTGGAACTATTGTTGATATAGAGAATGAAAATGACCCGACAAACCTCTATTGTGTGTTGGCTCTGGTAAGTGACCCCTCCTGTAAGTTCacaaaacagatcagatttacTGTCGAGGctttaataaaaacagaaatcactGCCAAGCTCTACTCAGGCTGGAGCTGATGGAGGCTCAGGTCCTGGTCTTGCTTATACCTGATGTCTGGAAGACGTAATAGAGGAGACCCTCCAGCAGGTGAGGGTCTCTGAGCTCCGTAGAAGTTCTCATACACAACAGCaactgtttgagacgtgaacagataaagtataaaatatttagacttctttcaacaacaatttccatttaaatatttggtcatttacacaatgattcatgttttctgtcatttttaactttctcccGTGGGGCGAATCAGAcactctgaagggccggatttggcccccaggccttgagttggaGAGTTGGACACATttgctttaaaggcttggaagaattttttttatccctATTAACAACGATACAGTagatccaaatgtatggacaacagtgttgggtaagttacttgtaatatatttatattacaagttactgagataaaaatgtaatatatttgtattacaatattactgttttttaaaatgtaactgagttacactactttgagttacttttggtccagaacactaattGTATCACACTGATAATGTTCTAATAacaagttttgtttcaaatacttctgctgtttcaggagcagaaagctctctttttgttccccataaattttatttaaactataatgatcatcttttttttcctcaaataattgcaaacagtgagaaaacaaagcaaatatgcacttaaattaaatattcatgtaacttgagttactttaattgtaactagtgatatattaccacttttcactttgtaatgagttacactactgagttatgtcaaaaaggaatatattacaaatataactaattactcccaacactgatgGGCAACCCCCATTTTCTCAGATAAAATTGTGATGAAAAGCGTAACCGATCTGACGAAACTTATTTGGGTAATTGAGGAAATTTCCAAAAGATTGGTCAATCACAAACTGATATGGACAAAGACAAGAAGAAGCTTTTGTTTTAAGATAACAGCCTGAAAAGTAGTGACACTAATgatatatagatatttttttaccATAAGTAATGCCCAATTTGAATTTTGTAAACATTATCTAATCCTAAACCACATTTCAAATTCAGCTCGTCAGATCATCCAGTCCcatctgcagaaaaaaaatgttttttttgaatTACTATATACATTGTAGATAAAATAAGATGGGGGATCCAATACTCAAATctcaattgtttttaaaaagctggGTAATTCTAAGTATTGATCCCAGAGAATTCTggcaaattacatttcaaattttgaaaaaatttgtTGCAGAGTCAAATAATTTTCACAGCTTGCTTAATATTctggattttgtttgaatttgtgcttttttccttcacaaaaatGTGGAATTTTTCTGGTCTGGCCCACTTGAGGTTGAACTGGGTCGTTtatggcccttgaactaaaatgagattAACACTCCTGCCCTAAACtctaaaccctaaaccctaatcCCTCGACCTATCCGGATAAAACTGGGTGGggtaatttttgaaatttcataaATATCGGTCAATCATTAACcgaaatatgaatttttgaaatttcaaaatcTGATTTTTCAAATTGATCCAGAATCGGTGTGTTGATCTGGAtttcctccaaaatgtaatggaatattACAGGGCATACGGTTTATCTTTGGTTACAATATGGATGTAATCGAAGAacttaacaaataaataaataaataaagtggagAACAGATGGTGAAGGTAAAAAGTATCTGTTATACTGATACCTGGTGGTTTGTCGCCTGTCCGTTTGAGGTTTACAAAGTGATCAACGTCTGACTCTATGTTGCATTGTTCCAATGACCTCCTCACTTCCTCAtaaagctacacacacacacgcacacgcacacacacacacattaaaacagGTATTGGGTGGCAAATTGTGTCCATTATGCTGGTTTGAAAACCTAAACCCATTAGCCTAATACTTAAAAGTCTGCTATGACCAAATACGAATAGAAGTAGGGCTTAATAGTTTACATCATCACTGGTCACACATTGCTGGGACAACTGGTTCAGGTGGGTCCACACTGTGTTCCTCAGGAAGTTAATCCGCTCCACTGACTGTCTCTCAAACAGCTGTGtggaaataatgaaataaaaacactcggAGCATCTTCAGTGTGATGTTGAACAGGTTGGATTCCACATGTGTTCACTGTACCTCACAGGCATTGATGTGTTCCTTTATCCAATCATCTCTGATCTTAGCCAGCGCGGTCACATTCTGCTGGTACAACCTGTCTGCCAATGAAACACAACTGTATACATTCCAAAATCCAGTAACCTACTgccaaaaaatgataaaacaaaaatgacactaaTTAAAATGGTACTTATGCTACAGTGCAGATAATATATGATCATTAAGTGCTGTTTAAAAATCTGACTAATTATATATATCgacttgtgtgtttgtggtagtGTCAAGCTTTATCCCTAAACCTTTATACCCAATCCTTACATCCTAATCTCTACACCCTAATCCCTAACATGTTATCCATAAACCCTCACCCTACTGCCTTATCCCTAATCCCTACACCCTAAACCCTTATCCTTAAACTTTCTCCCAAATCCTTACACCCTAATCCCTAACATGTTGTCCCTAAACCCTACACCCTTATTCCTAAATCCTTATTCCTGCACCCTAATCACTACAAACTACTCCCTACACCCTAAACCCTTATACCTACACACTATACCCTTATCTGGACTCTACTCCCTTATCCCTAAACCCTACACCCTAAACCCTACTCCCTTATCCCTAAACCCTACACCCTAAATCCTTATCCCTAACCCTTACAGTTAAGGTTTACCCTTAACCCTAATGGACAATTTTTATGGGTTTCTTGTGTTTGAGTTGGGATGCCATGGTGAGAGCTTGCATGTGCTCCCTGGCTCTCCTaagaaatctaaatctaattaaaaTGTCTCAAAATCTGTTGTtgaaggtttttatttatttattcccactgaaaaatatatttctGGAGTCAAATATaggcatatttattttttcacctgtgtttatttttggtcttttttttcctttccaaaaaaggttgtacTGTAATATTATCACAGGCATGTTTGGTGATCTTTCACTGAAGTGAGTGATAACGTAAATGAATAAGTGTGCATACCTGATTCTTCTGCGTTTAGTTTTGCCTGCTGAGCTTTAGAGATGAgctgaaaaacaacacacagtGAAAATGTGATTCCATGGAAttaaagatcaggagaaactggtccatgcttttatctccagcagactggactattgtaatggtcttctgacaggaatctcctaaaagagcatcaaacatctacagctggttcagaacgttcatcaatgtttgttgatgagttgaaatgtttttactgatgattttaaatgtttttttttaacgttcttatagattttaagctgttgaacgtttctgttgcactttttgatgatgtaaagcacatttagttgccttgtgtatgaaatgatctatacaaataaatttgccttgcctaaataggttgttttttttagaagtaGCAATTTGCAAATTGATGTTTTATACAATATTCAACATTTTGCCAATGAAGCCCcgtaaaattaaattacaattttcaatttttcccCAGTTGTTTTCAATGAATTCatacaatttattttgaaaattcaaatgcaattttatgcggtaaaaaaataattaacatgAGTACCTTAGTGTATCAGAGAAACTTAAAGCTGCCTATTTTCAATAATAACAAATCATTTAATTAAATCCAAAGTAGTAACGGGGGGAtgaatccaaatgtattttcTTAACTATgtaaactataataaaaaaatatttaaattcataCGCAGGTGCAAAATGTAGGTTGATGACTTAAGAGCGTTTttaaccagttttttttttttccaaaagcaaATGAAGTTTTGTGAGGAGAAAGAGCTAGACGCTGCTACTCTACCTTCTCCGTTTGCTTTGGGTTGCTGGTGCCTCGGTTCATGTTCTGGTCCGCTTCTTCTTTGTCTCGACATTTCTGCTCATACGTCTTCTTTGACTGAGGAATAATATGTCAGTTAGTGACAGAGAGGTTAGCATTAGCGATAAAACCCCACACCTATTATATAAAAcggctaaaaaaaaatgagaaaataccaaaAAGGGCTGCAAGATCCTAGAGGGACTGCTAACGGCTAAATGCTAACGGCTAAAGGCCTTCTCATTGCACATGTAGAGTACAGATGCTTTCAGctgaaattgattaaaattaataattgttattatcGACACATGCACTACTTCTTTTGAGCATGAATATTACATGATCACCATCACTTCCCAAAAAAGTATAACTTCCTTCAACAAAGAGGAAGAACAGAGACAGGAAATGGAGGGAtttttttatcacagcagccaaATAGTGgtgcatttttagttttttttgcttCTGAAATATGAATTCTTTGGTCCTGTCTTGTTTTCTACTTACATCCATTGCCTTCTTGAACAGCAAagacttttgtttttgtagtccaTCCATGTGTTGTTCCATCTGAAATCATATCGTCTCATTTGGTCAttggagaaagaaagaaacatggTGCTACAGATGTCTCATTATATCCCCCAAACCTTTTTCCTGGCTTCTCTCTGTTTTTCCCTGAACTCTTCCAGTTTCTTGGCCTCCTCTCTCATGTTGTGAGCCAGTTGGAGATGTGACAGACTCACTTGTTCTGTCTCTGAGGAAAgtatataaaacaaatgtgagaggaaggataaaaaaacaaacaaaaaagtgtagGTAAAAGAAAGCAAACTGTTGTGAACTTACGTAATTTGAACACATCCAAAGACCGTTTTAGTGTGCTTCCAAAGtaataaagaaaaggacaataaatgcacaaaaatctgAATGAACTGAAGGTTTTCCACCCTTTACTGTGAAGATCGTATAAAAATCACACATCAAAGAAACTTGACACAAGCAGTGCCTTTAAACAAGATTTAGCTGCtggtttttcctttctttcattCTGCATTTTGTGAATTCCAATTCTACAGAGAAACAGCTGCAACACATCtgctaaacaaaaaacaatatactgtaactgTAGTTTCTCACTTCATCTCATTGTGTCCGCACACCTTCTTGGACAAACCGAGAAGCTCCTTTGCATATCTTTCTTCGACTGATGCTCTAAAAGTAagaaaaagtaaagaaatgCACAGGTTGGACGTCACATATTAGCATTTATAAACAATCAGACActaaggctgtgttcgaaatgtcatactagcatactactcatactacatctgacgtcaaaattagtatgtagtgcattcacattagatagtatgcaaaAATTGAGTATGCGTGAAATACTTTGATATATCAGAACCTTTttaaagtatgcacggtgggcacacgagtcatactcaaccgcctcATGAGCAGAATGTCAAATCATCCTGGAACCGGCTTCAAGCTGAATATCAACAATCCCCTTTTTCataacaaaagcatctcttcttgtcttcaaatactttttttttagccttttgtaaatatagggctcttgttttgaagttaaccagaagttttgtcagtagcacaatggagggtctacgaaaatctccgaaatgtcggcatgaaatgtgcatacgtgagttttatggatcaaatgaccatgtgttgatgttctacttgttcactttctcacttgaaatgttttcagagctttcaaaggtggagaatcaacggagatatttagcctcagtgtgattcaggttttttgtcattataggtttgaaatgcatcttgggaaacttggacgtatacttcagtgagaacggtgatcatcctaatcatacttatagtagtgctgtcaagagattaaaaaaaaaaaaatgctctgtAATCAATTAATCTAAtcaatctcttttttaatcacattttaaaatagctCAACTTGAgtgattttcat
It includes:
- the pstpip2 gene encoding proline-serine-threonine phosphatase-interacting protein 2 produces the protein MRNLHFKDFFWNLELTSTKGYEAIIQYLNEGKRTCKEVEDFMKARASVEERYAKELLGLSKKVCGHNEMNTLKRSLDVFKLQTEQVSLSHLQLAHNMREEAKKLEEFREKQREARKKMEQHMDGLQKQKSLLFKKAMDSKKTYEQKCRDKEEADQNMNRGTSNPKQTEKLISKAQQAKLNAEESDRLYQQNVTALAKIRDDWIKEHINACELFERQSVERINFLRNTVWTHLNQLSQQCVTSDDLYEEVRRSLEQCNIESDVDHFVNLKRTGDKPPVAVVYENFYGAQRPSPAGGSPLLRLPDIRRGHLPEPTHNREDAIYTSVQDTNYSVLRF